TGTTTTAAGACATCGGGATTTTCTTCAAGTTCTAGTAGTAACCCCTTACTCCCTTCCGAACTTCTTTCTTTTTTGATTTTATGTTCTGCGGTCATGATGGGCCGAAAATCTGCAGGTGCTGCAGCCATCACTAGTAATGTATCATTTTGCAATTGAGACAAGACAGTATCTCGAAGTTGCATTGTGGTTTCCACTTCTAAGTTCTGTTTGGCGCCAGAAACATTTGCATAACGTTCTAAAGTATTCCCATGGATATAAATTACTTCCACAGGGTATTGTAAAAAACTTTTGGCAATTTCATATCCCATTTTGCCAGAAGAGGCATTGGAAATATAACGGACGGGGTCAATCCATTCCCTTGTGGGGCCTGAGGTGACAATGACTCGTTTGAATTTTAAATTCATGAATTTTTTTTGTGAAACTCGATGATTTGTTCCATGATGGTTTCAACTGTTGCCAGTTTGCCATACCCTTCATCACCACAAACGACAATCCCTTTATCAGGGGATACAATGTGTACGCCATCTGCTTCTAACGTTTTTAAGTTCCTTTGCACAGCTTTATGAAGGTACATTCCAGGATTCATGGAGGGGGCGATTAACACAGGTGAAGTGCAGGCAAGATAAGTTGAAGTTACCAAATCATCGGCAATACCATTTGCCATTTTACCAATGATGTTTGCAGATGCCGGAACTACAGCTAAAACAGAAGCAATGTTTTTGATTTCGATATGAGCCATACCAGTATCAAACTCATCTACCCTTACCGGTTTTCCGGTTAAGGCTTCAAAGGTGATTTTTCCAACAAATTTAGTGGCATTAGAAGTCATAATCACACGCACAGGGTATCCATTTTTGGTAAGACCACGTACCAAATCACAAGCTTTGTAAGATGCAATGGAACCAGAAACGGCGACGATGATTTCTTTCATTTAACGGTCCTCGTATGATAATTCCCGTTCCATTTCGGAATCATGGTCTTCTTCTATTTTCGGTGTGAAGAGGATGGAAATGATTTTGTTACCTTCCATTTTTTTCACTTTGAGGCTACCTTTTTTGATTTGGACGATACTCCCTTCTTTTGGCATATCCTCGTTTTTTTCCATAAAGTAACCAGCGATGGTACGAACCTCTTCCATATCAGAAGGTTCTTCACCTTCTAAGATATCGGTTAAACTAGAAAGTTCGGTTTCCCCATCCAAAGTAATGGTTTTGGTTTTTTTGTTTTTGGATGTGACATCCACTTCATCCGTATCTGTTTCATCTCGGATTTCACCAAAAAACTCTTCGATAATATCTTCTAACGTGAGTAAACCTGAAACTCCACCATACTCATCTATGACAATCGCCATATGTTGTTTTTTTTCACGGAGTTTTGTCATCACACGTTCGATGGACATAGATTCAGGAACTTTGACAAAATCCTTTTCCATGATGACAGTGATTTTTTCCTTTTTGCCTTTCGCAGAAAGATGAGCCGCTTGCCATTTTAAATATTTTTGAACGTGAACAATCCCAACAATTTTATCCAATGTTTGGTTATATACAGGGTATCTTGAAAAACTATGTTCGGCAATGAGAGGGAGTAATTTATCAATCGTTGATTCTTGTGGAATTCCGATGATGGAAAGACGGTGTGTCATTACATCCTTAGCCGTATGTTCAGAAAAATCGAAGGTCTTTTGGATGAGTTGCATTTCCGCATTATCAATCCGGCCTTGTTTCCTTTGTTCTTCAATGATGATCATCAATTCTTCGGCAGAATGCACATACTTATCGCCAGTTCGTTGCAAACGAAAAAGTGTAAGAATTCCACCTGCCAAACGATTCATAATGAACGTAACTGGAAAAAATAAATAATAGAACAACCACATCGGTGCCGAAACACCCAATGCAATTGCTTCGGTATTTTGAATGGCTAGTGTTTTAGGAACTAACTCTCCTAAGATGACATGGAGGAGTGTAATCAGTGTGAATGAAACACCGATGGAAATACTGTGAATCGTAACTAAGTCCAATTCAATTTGGAACATATGTAAGAAACCAGAAACAACACTTGCAAATAATGCCTCTCCAATCCAACCAAGTAGAAGGCTTGCAATCGTGATTCCCACTTGGCAAACCGATAACATATCGTCGATTTTGGAGATGGCTTTTTTGGTCAGTTGGGCCATGGCCCGGTTTTCTTTGACAAGCTCCTCAAGGCGTGAAGGGCGAATTGATACCATCGCAAACTCTGCAGCGACAAAGAAACCATTGACAAAGACAAGAAGGAAGATGAGAAAGATGCCGATTATTTCCATAGAAACTCGAACACCACTAAAGTTTTAAAATCAGGGTCCATTGTATAATGAGGAACAGAATTAAGTATTTTGGACCGATCTTCTAGTGTCGCCTACAATTTGAGACAAAATGTTAGGAAAAAAACGTTTGGAAACAATGTTTCCATCGTTCCCTACTTGGCACATAATCCAAAACTGACAGGACCCATTATCTCGACTTTTCATTATGTCCCGTCTTATTGGGCAGTCGCATAGACCCAAAATCCATCCTCTTTGTATGCTGCAGGTTCTGTTAGGCTTTGTAATGAGATTGTATCGAGGACAGGGAGAGTTGGTATATAAGCGATTTTTTTTGTCCCTGAACGAAACCAAAAATGCATCCATTGGTGGTGGAAGAAAGGATCACTCCAAGATTTACCTAACACACGTTCGGTGTAAACAATCATCTTAGGAACTGTGCGGTAATCAATTCGTCGGAATAATTTTAAAAAAGAAATCTCTTCTACACTTCCATTTTCCGATCGACAAGACCAACTAAGAACGGGTCCAATAGATGATACATTTGTCACAGCAGGAAAATCCCAAATGTGTAATCGTTCTTTGTCTTTTAAAATGCGTGAACCTTCAAAATAAGCTGTGTCTACTAGAGTCAGACCTTTCCCATCCAAAGATCGCATGTTTGTCGGGCATTTCCAAGAATATAAATTAAGAGGCTTTTGAGGGTCGGTATTAGGATACAAACTAAAGAAAAATACAAATGATTGTTCTTTAAGTTCTTTTTTTAAGGAACGATGTAAACCAATCCCCGCTACATTCAAATAAATTTGAATTTTTTCATGATCTTTGTTAGTCGATGCAAGATCTTTCACAGAATCAATGATCTCTGATGCATCAGGTCTTTGGGTTCGCACCAACTTCCAATTCAATTGGTTTCTTTTGGACTCCTTCGGATTAAAAGTAAAAAGATAAAATTCCTCTTTGTAAGGGAGAAGGAATACTGTAGGAAGTTTAACTGATTCAAGTGAACGAGTATTTTCTTCTTCATTTTTCCTTTGAATTCCATTTTCTGTTTCCCTACTTTCAGTATAGGTAGAATCAAAAAACTTAGATTCTCTTGCAGTGGAAAATCCTGATAAA
The Leptospira bouyouniensis DNA segment above includes these coding regions:
- a CDS encoding phosphopantothenoylcysteine decarboxylase — encoded protein: MNLKFKRVIVTSGPTREWIDPVRYISNASSGKMGYEIAKSFLQYPVEVIYIHGNTLERYANVSGAKQNLEVETTMQLRDTVLSQLQNDTLLVMAAAPADFRPIMTAEHKIKKERSSEGSKGLLLELEENPDVLKQVDEYVKENQIQNSIRVGFAAETNDLEKHAREKLIRKGLHYIVGNVVGHGKGFGEVESILRIFGPNGLVKEIGPMPKEDLALSLVHFLVTI
- a CDS encoding phosphopantothenoylcysteine decarboxylase, which gives rise to MKEIIVAVSGSIASYKACDLVRGLTKNGYPVRVIMTSNATKFVGKITFEALTGKPVRVDEFDTGMAHIEIKNIASVLAVVPASANIIGKMANGIADDLVTSTYLACTSPVLIAPSMNPGMYLHKAVQRNLKTLEADGVHIVSPDKGIVVCGDEGYGKLATVETIMEQIIEFHKKNS
- a CDS encoding hemolysin family protein; the protein is MEIIGIFLIFLLVFVNGFFVAAEFAMVSIRPSRLEELVKENRAMAQLTKKAISKIDDMLSVCQVGITIASLLLGWIGEALFASVVSGFLHMFQIELDLVTIHSISIGVSFTLITLLHVILGELVPKTLAIQNTEAIALGVSAPMWLFYYLFFPVTFIMNRLAGGILTLFRLQRTGDKYVHSAEELMIIIEEQRKQGRIDNAEMQLIQKTFDFSEHTAKDVMTHRLSIIGIPQESTIDKLLPLIAEHSFSRYPVYNQTLDKIVGIVHVQKYLKWQAAHLSAKGKKEKITVIMEKDFVKVPESMSIERVMTKLREKKQHMAIVIDEYGGVSGLLTLEDIIEEFFGEIRDETDTDEVDVTSKNKKTKTITLDGETELSSLTDILEGEEPSDMEEVRTIAGYFMEKNEDMPKEGSIVQIKKGSLKVKKMEGNKIISILFTPKIEEDHDSEMERELSYEDR